A stretch of the Cellulomonas sp. WB94 genome encodes the following:
- a CDS encoding oxidoreductase has protein sequence MSVLRKILRTGRVAEPELPRPAVEDAAGAASAAAGPLAGSVQLRHIDAGSCNGCELEIGSAFGPVYDAERYGLRLVASPRHADALLVTGPVTRNMADPLRAVFDATPNPKRVVAVGDCAMNCGVFAGGHGVEGAVGDIVPVDVEVPGCPPTPEALIAALRGLTGR, from the coding sequence ATGAGCGTGCTGCGCAAGATCCTCCGCACCGGGCGCGTCGCCGAGCCAGAGCTGCCGCGTCCTGCGGTCGAGGACGCAGCCGGTGCCGCGTCCGCTGCGGCCGGACCTCTCGCGGGCTCCGTCCAGCTGCGTCACATCGACGCGGGCTCGTGCAACGGGTGCGAGCTGGAGATCGGCTCAGCGTTCGGTCCGGTGTACGACGCGGAGCGCTACGGCCTGCGGCTCGTCGCGTCCCCTCGCCACGCCGACGCGCTCCTGGTGACCGGCCCGGTGACGCGCAACATGGCCGACCCGCTGCGCGCGGTGTTCGACGCGACCCCGAACCCGAAGCGTGTCGTCGCGGTCGGTGACTGCGCCATGAACTGCGGTGTGTTCGCGGGGGGCCATGGCGTCGAGGGCGCCGTCGGCGACATCGTGCCCGTCGACGTCGAGGTGCCCGGCTGCCCGCCCACGCCCGAGGCGCTCATCGCGGCGCTGCGGGGGCTGACCGGCCGATGA
- a CDS encoding metalloregulator ArsR/SmtB family transcription factor, translated as MTTPVHQLKAELFKTLGHPLRIRILEKLCLREHSVGELLAELDVEASNLSQQLGVLRASGLVATRRDGSAVLYAVTDPEIAELLAVARRIRTKLLSDQLELLSDEVVETSGQPTGASS; from the coding sequence ATGACGACTCCCGTCCATCAGCTGAAGGCCGAGCTCTTCAAGACCCTCGGTCACCCCTTGCGGATCCGCATCCTCGAGAAGCTCTGCCTCCGCGAGCACTCGGTCGGCGAGCTGTTGGCCGAGCTCGACGTCGAGGCGTCCAACCTGTCGCAGCAGCTCGGTGTGCTGCGCGCTTCCGGCCTGGTGGCCACGCGACGGGACGGGTCCGCCGTCCTGTACGCCGTGACCGACCCCGAGATCGCCGAGCTGCTGGCCGTGGCCCGCCGCATCCGGACCAAGCTGTTGTCCGACCAGCTCGAGCTGCTCAGCGACGAGGTCGTCGAGACGTCCGGTCAGCCGACGGGCGCGTCCTCCTGA
- a CDS encoding DUF4921 family protein, with product MLDPLVRLPDGTVKQVSPLTGTVVWTVPGRAHRPLTGPPESRRHVDARDAERLCAFCADRRLETPPEKSRLVLAPDGTSSVLHDLPVEHLGDTVPELRRIPNLFEILPPAYWRTNHGYVPPVAVLDRFRAYTATPQGRAHTLAIVHGRLTAGGMTDDEWARTDDDTWLERGVDLFAGSHDVIVARRHLVDGALFDDELAGSGTLTPDEHHRYVAFTIGALRDLYAAQPHARYVAVFQNWLRPAGASFDHLHKQLVAIDEHGPEIERELGLLRDDPGLFTTAVVDHAATHRLVIAENDHAIAVAGVGHRYPAIEVYSTSENQRPWEHTDDEVRGVSDLLHAAHAATGTRVPTNEEWHHRPPDVAQPMPWRIVLKWRVSTLAGFEGGTRINVNTIDPVTVRDRVVTELHRLRAAGTIGSMRLGDECTHRLGALGYARGGR from the coding sequence GTGCTCGATCCCCTCGTCCGGTTGCCCGACGGCACCGTGAAGCAGGTCTCGCCCCTCACGGGCACCGTCGTCTGGACGGTCCCCGGCCGCGCGCACCGACCCCTCACCGGGCCGCCCGAGAGCCGCCGGCACGTCGATGCCCGCGACGCCGAGCGGCTCTGCGCGTTCTGTGCGGACCGCCGCCTCGAGACCCCGCCGGAGAAGTCCCGCCTCGTCCTTGCTCCCGACGGGACGTCGTCAGTGCTGCACGACCTCCCCGTCGAGCACCTCGGCGACACGGTGCCCGAGCTGCGACGGATCCCCAACCTCTTCGAGATCCTGCCGCCCGCCTACTGGCGAACCAACCACGGCTACGTTCCGCCGGTCGCGGTGCTCGACCGGTTCCGCGCCTACACCGCGACGCCGCAGGGACGCGCCCACACGCTCGCGATCGTGCACGGACGCCTGACTGCGGGCGGCATGACCGACGACGAGTGGGCCCGGACCGACGACGACACGTGGCTCGAGCGCGGTGTCGACCTGTTCGCCGGGTCCCACGACGTCATCGTCGCGCGACGTCACCTCGTCGACGGCGCCCTGTTCGACGACGAGCTCGCCGGCTCGGGAACACTCACCCCCGACGAGCACCACCGCTACGTGGCGTTCACGATCGGAGCCCTGCGCGATCTGTACGCCGCGCAGCCGCACGCCCGGTACGTCGCCGTGTTCCAGAACTGGCTCCGGCCCGCGGGGGCGTCGTTCGACCACCTGCACAAGCAGCTGGTCGCGATCGACGAGCACGGTCCCGAGATCGAACGGGAGCTCGGACTGCTGCGCGACGACCCCGGCCTGTTCACGACCGCCGTCGTCGACCACGCCGCGACGCACCGCCTCGTCATCGCGGAGAACGACCACGCGATCGCCGTGGCCGGCGTCGGGCACCGCTACCCGGCGATCGAGGTCTACTCGACCAGCGAGAACCAGCGGCCGTGGGAGCACACCGACGACGAGGTGCGCGGCGTGTCCGACCTGCTGCACGCCGCGCACGCCGCGACCGGCACGCGCGTGCCGACGAACGAGGAGTGGCACCACCGCCCGCCCGACGTCGCCCAGCCGATGCCGTGGCGCATCGTGCTCAAGTGGCGGGTGTCGACCCTCGCGGGCTTCGAGGGCGGGACCCGGATCAACGTCAACACGATCGACCCGGTCACGGTGCGCGACCGGGTCGTCACCGAGCTGCACCGGCTGCGCGCGGCAGGAACCATCGGGTCGATGCGCCTCGGGGACGAGTGCACGCACCGCCTCGGGGCGCTCGGGTACGCCCGCGGCGGTCGCTGA